A section of the Chloroflexota bacterium genome encodes:
- a CDS encoding V-type ATPase subunit: MANVTAVQEYAVLHAIVRARYSTMLTAATWETLCHARDCNALLSMLAETVYAPYLQIDREELTPRRAVYQIKKHLADTYNTIIQSTPESRQHLVLQLWRLYEIDNLKAILRGIATGATWEQVRYVLFPLSYFTVLRPEELLRTGNVNAAVELLRGTPYYESLSYALERYTTERSLFPLEVALDLDYLRALWDDVNRLSGEDYQQAMRIIGTQIDVTNLLWAMRYRVYHHLSEEEIINYTVPFGYKVRDEDIRTIAAGGDMTQVITRCYPDLPDVRSLLREPQRGLPELEIQLQRYVAKQCQTTFVGYPFHLGIPLAYLLLSEFEIQDLTVLIEAKAAGMPAEVFKPHLVLGWAHN, translated from the coding sequence GTGGCTAACGTCACCGCTGTCCAGGAGTATGCCGTCCTACACGCCATAGTGCGAGCCCGCTACTCAACTATGTTGACCGCGGCAACCTGGGAAACTCTTTGTCATGCTCGTGACTGCAATGCCCTGCTAAGTATGTTAGCAGAAACAGTTTACGCCCCATACCTTCAGATCGACCGCGAAGAACTCACCCCTCGCCGGGCTGTCTATCAAATCAAGAAGCACTTAGCCGATACATACAATACAATCATTCAATCTACGCCAGAATCCCGGCAACACTTGGTCCTTCAGCTGTGGCGGCTTTACGAAATAGATAACTTGAAGGCCATATTGCGTGGGATAGCAACCGGCGCCACCTGGGAACAGGTGCGCTACGTCCTCTTCCCCTTGAGTTATTTCACTGTACTGCGCCCGGAAGAATTGTTGAGGACAGGCAATGTGAATGCCGCCGTGGAATTGCTCCGCGGAACACCTTATTATGAGAGTCTTTCCTACGCGCTGGAACGCTATACAACCGAACGGAGCCTTTTCCCCCTTGAAGTGGCGCTCGATCTGGATTACCTCCGTGCACTCTGGGATGATGTGAACCGCCTTTCGGGTGAGGATTACCAACAAGCGATGCGCATTATTGGGACTCAAATAGATGTGACGAACTTGCTATGGGCTATGCGATACCGAGTCTATCACCATCTGTCAGAGGAAGAGATCATCAATTACACGGTGCCTTTTGGCTACAAAGTGCGTGATGAAGATATCCGAACAATTGCGGCGGGAGGTGATATGACTCAGGTGATTACGCGCTGCTATCCTGACCTCCCGGACGTGCGCTCTCTGCTTCGAGAACCACAGAGGGGGTTGCCTGAGTTGGAGATACAGTTGCAACGATATGTGGCGAAACAGTGCCAAACCACCTTCGTCGGATATCCATTTCATCTGGGTATTCCATTGGCTTACTTGCTCCTGAGCGAATTTGAGATCCAGGATCTGACCGTTTTAATTGAGGCTAAGGCCGCTGGGATGCCAGCCGAGGTATTCAAACCGCATTTGGTGTTGGGATGGGCTCATAATTAA
- a CDS encoding ATPase, with translation MIVFVIVLTGLAVIPLVTRLATRQQRGRSSRAGIEIFISGLGRLNTVIALVLIAYALLCFLWPSTAQATAQTTPEPQGDPYASLAAALAVGLASIGAAIAVSSTGSAAVATIAEKPETFGRALIFVGLAEGIAIYGLIIAFMILGR, from the coding sequence ATGATTGTGTTTGTTATAGTACTGACCGGATTGGCAGTAATCCCACTGGTAACTCGCTTGGCTACCAGACAGCAACGCGGGCGATCTTCACGGGCAGGAATAGAGATCTTCATATCAGGACTGGGTCGTTTGAACACCGTGATAGCGCTTGTGCTCATCGCCTATGCCCTTCTGTGTTTCTTGTGGCCCTCGACTGCCCAAGCGACCGCACAGACCACTCCAGAACCCCAGGGGGACCCTTATGCTTCTTTGGCTGCAGCGCTTGCAGTGGGGTTGGCATCTATCGGCGCTGCTATTGCTGTGAGCAGCACCGGCTCTGCGGCGGTAGCCACTATCGCTGAAAAACCAGAGACCTTCGGACGAGCGTTGATCTTCGTCGGTTTGGCTGAGGGAATAGCCATCTACGGACTGATCATTGCTTTCATGATCTTGGGTCGGTAG
- a CDS encoding V-type ATP synthase subunit F has product MKMAVIGNAETVLGFSLAGVHGQVAESAPQVNLALDQALNDPQIGIVIVTEDAADLVPARMAQLKMRSTVPLVVEIPGPAGPRPDQPSLSEVIRRAVGVKF; this is encoded by the coding sequence ATGAAGATGGCAGTCATAGGAAATGCAGAAACTGTGCTTGGCTTCTCGCTGGCCGGTGTTCACGGGCAGGTAGCAGAAAGTGCCCCGCAGGTCAACCTGGCTCTCGATCAGGCTCTGAACGATCCCCAAATTGGCATAGTGATTGTAACAGAGGATGCGGCGGACTTGGTTCCAGCCAGAATGGCGCAACTCAAAATGCGCAGCACGGTACCATTAGTGGTTGAGATCCCCGGGCCTGCAGGACCGCGCCCAGATCAACCGTCTCTTAGTGAAGTAATCCGCCGAGCCGTTGGAGTGAAGTTTTAG
- a CDS encoding V-type ATP synthase subunit A yields the protein MGNYPCTSISLVDRRAWIVSQPVGTVIRINGPVVQARGSRQIGMLEVVEVGEERLVGEVIGLEDSVVTIQVYEETSGMRPGAPVYGTGLPLSVELGPGLLGSIFDGLQRPLPVLEIRSGSFIRRGVHLTPLYRKARWEFRPRVKEGEKATGGIILGTVPETQSLEHHVMVPLDVEGIFTWVAPPGEYTLEEPIARVQTESGERVLTMLQRWPVRRPRPYRNRLTSTVPLITGQRVLDTLFPLAKGGAAAIPGGFGAGKTILQHQIAKWSDADVVVYVGCGERGNEMTDLLRAFPALVDPRSGRPLMERTVLIANTSNMPVAAREASIYTGITIAEYYRDMGYHVALMADSTSRWAEALREISGRLEEMPAEEGYPAYLAARLAEFYERAGYVETLGGQPGSVSVIGAVSPPGGDFSEPVTQHTKRFIRCFWALDKALASARHFPAINWLESYSEYVDDVAHWWQEQIGQDWRTMRDQAMAILQRESHLEQIVKLVGPDALPDDQRLILETARILREGFLQQNALEEIDTYTTLQKQVQMLDLILHFHKRAEQIIERGCPIVVLRDLPVLNSLMRMKSVVRNEQLEEFKKIRKDLDDQMDKLEAEYK from the coding sequence ATGGGAAACTATCCGTGCACCAGTATATCGCTTGTTGATAGGAGAGCATGGATCGTGAGCCAACCAGTTGGAACAGTGATCCGAATCAACGGGCCCGTGGTACAAGCCCGGGGCTCGCGCCAAATAGGCATGCTGGAAGTAGTCGAAGTGGGTGAGGAGCGATTGGTCGGCGAGGTCATCGGCCTCGAAGATTCAGTGGTTACGATCCAGGTCTACGAAGAAACGTCGGGCATGCGGCCTGGCGCACCAGTATATGGTACAGGACTGCCGCTCTCAGTGGAGTTAGGGCCAGGCCTTCTAGGCAGTATTTTTGATGGCCTGCAACGGCCGTTGCCAGTACTGGAGATACGTAGCGGCTCCTTTATCAGGCGTGGTGTGCACCTCACTCCCCTATACCGCAAAGCCCGCTGGGAATTTAGGCCCAGAGTTAAAGAAGGGGAGAAGGCTACTGGAGGCATAATCCTGGGCACAGTCCCGGAGACCCAATCTTTGGAACACCACGTAATGGTCCCCTTGGATGTCGAGGGTATATTCACCTGGGTGGCACCACCGGGAGAATATACCCTTGAGGAACCAATTGCACGGGTGCAGACAGAAAGTGGCGAGCGCGTCCTGACAATGTTACAGCGCTGGCCTGTTCGCCGGCCCCGCCCTTATCGAAATCGCCTGACTTCAACCGTTCCACTCATCACGGGTCAGCGAGTATTGGATACCCTTTTTCCTCTGGCTAAAGGCGGTGCGGCTGCTATCCCTGGCGGCTTCGGTGCTGGCAAGACGATTTTACAGCACCAAATTGCAAAGTGGAGCGATGCTGATGTGGTGGTCTATGTCGGTTGCGGCGAGCGGGGCAACGAGATGACGGACCTGCTGCGAGCATTTCCTGCGCTTGTTGACCCGCGCAGCGGCCGCCCCTTGATGGAAAGGACTGTGCTTATCGCCAACACCTCCAACATGCCCGTGGCAGCCCGCGAAGCCAGCATATACACCGGAATCACCATCGCGGAATATTATCGCGATATGGGTTATCACGTAGCACTGATGGCGGATTCGACATCCCGTTGGGCAGAAGCGTTGCGAGAGATCTCAGGACGATTAGAAGAGATGCCTGCCGAAGAGGGATACCCGGCGTACTTGGCTGCCCGATTAGCAGAGTTCTATGAGCGTGCTGGCTATGTGGAAACGCTCGGAGGGCAGCCTGGCTCTGTAAGTGTAATTGGCGCTGTATCTCCTCCAGGTGGAGACTTCTCAGAGCCCGTAACTCAGCACACCAAGCGTTTCATTAGATGTTTCTGGGCGCTGGATAAAGCATTAGCATCAGCCCGCCACTTTCCCGCTATCAATTGGCTGGAGAGTTATAGCGAGTACGTGGATGATGTAGCCCATTGGTGGCAGGAACAGATAGGACAAGATTGGAGGACTATGCGTGACCAGGCGATGGCAATCTTGCAGCGGGAGAGCCACCTGGAGCAAATCGTCAAATTGGTGGGCCCGGATGCGTTGCCTGATGACCAAAGGCTGATCCTGGAAACCGCCAGGATCCTGAGAGAGGGTTTCTTGCAACAGAACGCTCTGGAGGAGATAGACACTTACACCACATTGCAGAAACAAGTTCAGATGTTAGATCTTATTTTGCATTTTCATAAGAGGGCAGAGCAGATCATCGAACGAGGCTGCCCCATCGTGGTACTTCGCGATCTGCCAGTATTAAATTCGTTGATGCGGATGAAATCCGTCGTTCGCAACGAGCAGTTAGAGGAATTCAAGAAGATACGTAAAGATTTGGACGACCAAATGGACAAGTTAGAGGCAGAATACAAGTGA
- a CDS encoding V-type ATP synthase subunit B, with the protein MNYGEREIIGVARVEGPIVVVQGVRNAGYDEIVEVIDSQGRQRLGRVLEVGEDVAVLEVFAGTTGLDIEDTRIRFLGHPLHIPVSEEMLGRVFNGMGEPIDGGPPPLADRYVNVNGEPINPTARVYPQDYIQTGISGIDGMNTLVMGQKLPIFSGSGLPHDQLAAQIVRQAELGMPVETERQDIASDQKPSAKFVVVFAAIGVKHDVATYFQESFAESGALPRVAAFLNLADDPPVERLVTPRVALTLAEYLAFDRQMHVLVILTDMTNYCEALRQISNIRGEVPSRKGYPGYLYSDLASIYERTGRIKGSAGSITQIAILTMPNDDITHPVPDLTGYIAEGQIVLGRDLFQQGIYPPIAVLPSLSRLMKDSIGAGRTRADHSHLAAQLYAAYAHVQSVRALASVIGEEELSAVDRLYLEFGHAFEREFLSQGTSENRSMGETLKIGWRVVSILPQEELTRLTEEEIRQYYREGK; encoded by the coding sequence ATAAACTACGGGGAGCGAGAAATTATCGGCGTGGCTCGCGTCGAGGGCCCCATTGTGGTGGTACAAGGGGTGCGCAATGCAGGCTACGACGAAATTGTGGAGGTCATTGACAGCCAAGGGCGGCAGCGGTTAGGGCGAGTGTTGGAAGTGGGGGAGGACGTGGCAGTCCTGGAGGTATTTGCTGGCACCACTGGCCTTGATATCGAGGACACTCGGATACGCTTCCTTGGGCATCCGCTACACATCCCGGTGTCTGAAGAGATGCTGGGGCGTGTGTTCAACGGCATGGGCGAGCCCATAGACGGCGGTCCGCCGCCATTGGCTGACCGCTACGTTAACGTCAATGGCGAGCCCATTAATCCCACGGCACGCGTTTACCCGCAGGACTACATTCAAACGGGCATCTCTGGCATTGACGGGATGAACACGCTGGTGATGGGACAGAAATTGCCTATTTTTTCAGGCAGTGGATTGCCTCACGATCAACTGGCTGCCCAAATAGTACGGCAGGCCGAACTGGGCATGCCTGTAGAGACGGAGCGCCAAGATATCGCTTCAGACCAGAAACCTTCTGCGAAGTTTGTTGTCGTTTTCGCTGCTATAGGTGTGAAGCACGACGTAGCCACGTATTTCCAGGAGTCATTTGCAGAAAGCGGTGCTCTACCACGCGTAGCCGCGTTTCTGAACTTAGCCGATGATCCGCCAGTGGAGCGACTGGTAACACCTCGAGTGGCCTTGACTCTGGCCGAGTATCTGGCCTTCGATCGCCAAATGCACGTATTGGTTATATTAACCGATATGACCAATTACTGTGAAGCCCTACGTCAGATATCGAATATCCGAGGAGAGGTGCCCAGTCGCAAGGGTTACCCTGGCTACCTATACAGTGACCTGGCGTCAATTTATGAGCGGACAGGCCGGATCAAAGGCAGCGCCGGGTCCATAACCCAGATCGCAATCCTCACCATGCCAAACGATGATATCACCCACCCAGTGCCAGATCTCACGGGCTACATTGCCGAGGGACAGATTGTGCTCGGACGGGATTTGTTTCAGCAGGGCATTTACCCCCCTATCGCCGTATTGCCGAGTCTGTCGAGGCTAATGAAAGATAGTATTGGAGCAGGTCGTACGCGGGCGGACCACTCACACCTCGCTGCACAACTATATGCCGCATACGCGCATGTTCAGAGCGTACGAGCGCTGGCGTCTGTAATCGGCGAGGAGGAACTATCGGCGGTGGACCGGCTATACCTGGAATTTGGGCACGCATTCGAGCGAGAGTTTCTGAGTCAAGGAACATCCGAAAACCGAAGTATGGGAGAAACTCTGAAAATCGGCTGGCGCGTTGTGTCCATCCTGCCTCAAGAAGAACTCACGCGCCTCACTGAAGAGGAGATTCGGCAGTATTACCGTGAGGGGAAGTAG
- a CDS encoding V-type ATP synthase subunit D, with protein sequence MPQINIQPTRSNLLRLKQNLQLAREGYEILDKKREVLTAELVHLAHDAETLQEELWKLLTTAYRALEEARLVMGQERVEWAALAVNKTVEVRVKLHSVMGVPVPIVESYGEPPEMPYGLGDTTVALDEASMRFRAVVARIPQFAEFVTSVWRLAKELQKTQRRVNALQHIFIPYYESAVAFIESALEEREREEAFRLKRIKTKTARPTIGPPTREYGQPYRDISGGKSPIYRDIMGSNPRSGEFG encoded by the coding sequence ATGCCACAGATTAATATCCAGCCTACGCGCAGCAATCTTCTTCGGCTCAAGCAGAACCTCCAACTGGCACGCGAGGGGTACGAGATTTTAGACAAGAAGCGCGAAGTGCTAACCGCCGAGTTGGTGCACCTGGCACATGACGCGGAGACGCTTCAAGAAGAGCTGTGGAAATTATTAACAACGGCCTACCGTGCCTTGGAGGAAGCAAGGTTAGTCATGGGTCAGGAGCGCGTAGAGTGGGCTGCGCTGGCGGTTAACAAAACCGTTGAAGTTCGCGTCAAGTTGCACAGCGTGATGGGAGTCCCAGTTCCTATTGTGGAAAGTTATGGCGAGCCACCCGAAATGCCCTATGGATTAGGAGATACCACCGTCGCGCTCGATGAAGCCAGCATGCGTTTTCGAGCCGTCGTGGCTCGTATACCCCAGTTTGCAGAATTCGTCACCTCGGTGTGGAGACTAGCCAAGGAACTACAGAAGACCCAGCGGCGGGTGAATGCCTTGCAGCACATCTTCATACCCTACTATGAGTCCGCTGTGGCCTTTATCGAAAGCGCTCTGGAGGAGCGTGAACGAGAGGAGGCTTTCCGACTCAAACGCATCAAGACTAAGACAGCTCGCCCAACAATCGGACCACCCACGCGCGAGTACGGACAGCCATATCGTGATATCTCTGGTGGGAAGTCGCCTATTTACCGTGATATTATGGGATCCAACCCTCGATCAGGTGAGTTTGGCTAG
- a CDS encoding universal stress protein, which translates to MEATRAPFQQILVPIDGSETSLNAARLAIRVAQTHRANLCFLYVVDTRSTAEIARFSGRADEDLQAELKIQGQRYLNYASNLAAAAGQTATVTLRVGIPQQEITAEARERGVDLIVIGRVGQRGPRRVMIGSVAERVIEYAPCPVLVVQG; encoded by the coding sequence GTGGAAGCCACACGAGCACCGTTTCAGCAGATCCTGGTACCCATTGACGGTTCCGAGACCTCGCTCAATGCGGCTCGATTGGCCATCCGCGTGGCCCAAACCCATCGGGCGAACTTGTGTTTTCTGTATGTAGTGGATACTAGATCCACAGCAGAAATAGCACGTTTTTCGGGGCGCGCAGACGAAGATCTGCAGGCAGAACTCAAAATACAAGGGCAACGCTACCTGAATTACGCTTCCAACCTGGCTGCTGCTGCCGGCCAGACGGCCACCGTGACATTACGTGTTGGGATACCCCAGCAAGAAATCACAGCCGAAGCACGGGAACGAGGCGTAGATCTGATAGTCATTGGGCGGGTGGGACAACGGGGTCCTCGACGCGTCATGATTGGTAGTGTTGCGGAGCGCGTCATTGAATATGCTCCCTGTCCAGTGCTGGTTGTGCAAGGTTGA
- the cytX gene encoding putative hydroxymethylpyrimidine transporter CytX produces the protein MLKLKAPPEWGIEPVPNKHRILGFLDYFALWTSLGVGLLVLLAGTFLVPGLSLGQALLAIVVGTAIGNLLLALAGVVGSDCAIPTMVMLRPVLGIRGSYLPTFLNILQLIGWGAFEIIIMAQAANTISQALLGFSNYFLWALFFAGWCTLLAIGGPLVVVRQWLEKFAVWLVYAITIYLTYYLFSHYDIGALLRQPGTGELPFWLAVDLVVAMPISWMPLVADYNRFARHTSQAFWGTYLGYFLANVWFYGLGALFILTLKTADLIPAIMAVTGGWVVLLLILVDETDNCFADIYSAAVSGQNILSKAKQWWLAVGVGVTCFALAATVPLAQYEGFLLFIGSVFSPLFGILAADYFVLRKRRYEVNELYRPKGLYWYNQGVNWRAVLAWALGILIYQVIARWVPWLGASVPSFLAASVLHLAFGGIRQQVREQISG, from the coding sequence ATGCTCAAACTAAAGGCTCCTCCCGAATGGGGCATCGAGCCTGTTCCCAACAAGCACAGGATCCTGGGATTTCTGGACTATTTCGCCCTGTGGACGAGCCTGGGGGTGGGGTTATTGGTGTTGCTAGCCGGGACTTTCCTCGTGCCCGGTCTGAGTCTAGGCCAGGCTCTGCTGGCCATCGTCGTCGGCACGGCCATAGGCAACCTGCTCCTGGCCTTGGCTGGTGTAGTAGGCAGTGACTGTGCTATCCCGACCATGGTCATGCTGCGTCCCGTGCTGGGCATACGCGGCTCCTACCTGCCTACTTTCCTCAACATCCTTCAACTCATCGGCTGGGGAGCCTTCGAGATCATCATCATGGCCCAGGCGGCTAACACCATCTCTCAGGCTCTTCTCGGTTTCTCTAATTATTTCCTGTGGGCTCTCTTTTTTGCAGGCTGGTGTACCTTACTGGCTATTGGCGGGCCGTTGGTAGTGGTGCGGCAGTGGCTAGAGAAGTTCGCCGTCTGGTTGGTTTATGCCATCACCATCTATCTCACATACTATCTCTTCTCTCACTATGACATCGGGGCTCTGCTGCGTCAACCTGGCACAGGCGAACTCCCGTTTTGGCTGGCCGTTGATTTGGTAGTGGCCATGCCAATTTCTTGGATGCCCCTGGTGGCCGATTACAATCGCTTTGCCCGCCATACCAGCCAAGCCTTTTGGGGTACCTACCTCGGCTACTTCCTGGCCAATGTCTGGTTCTATGGCTTGGGGGCCCTTTTCATCCTAACCCTCAAGACCGCCGATCTCATCCCGGCCATCATGGCTGTGACGGGTGGATGGGTGGTTCTCCTTCTCATTTTGGTGGACGAGACAGACAACTGCTTCGCTGATATCTACTCGGCCGCCGTCTCCGGCCAGAACATCTTATCCAAAGCCAAACAGTGGTGGCTGGCAGTGGGTGTAGGTGTCACCTGTTTCGCCCTGGCTGCCACCGTGCCCCTTGCTCAGTACGAGGGTTTTCTGCTTTTCATTGGCTCCGTGTTCAGCCCCCTCTTCGGAATTCTGGCTGCCGATTATTTCGTCCTCCGGAAGAGGCGTTACGAAGTGAACGAACTTTATCGTCCAAAGGGGCTCTACTGGTATAACCAAGGAGTAAATTGGCGAGCGGTGCTCGCCTGGGCCCTGGGAATTCTTATCTACCAGGTCATCGCGCGTTGGGTGCCGTGGCTGGGTGCCTCTGTGCCCAGTTTCCTAGCCGCTTCTGTTCTGCACCTGGCTTTCGGCGGAATCAGGCAGCAGGTTAGGGAGCAGATAAGCGGATAG
- the thiM gene encoding hydroxyethylthiazole kinase, producing the protein MSELSETVAKLLEKIRQQKPLLHHITNFVVMNDTANVTLALGALPVMAHAKEEVAEMVGIAGALVLNPGTLTPEWVNSMIVAGKRANEIGIPIILDPVGAGATRLRTESNLRLLSELRIAVLRGNPGEVGTLAGLGGKVKGVESVEELRDPLQVACGLASKFKTTVAITGKRDIISDGKRAIAVDNGHIMLKTITGTGCMATTVIAAFVAVENDHLIATAAGLACFGLAAELAAAEAKGPGSFKTALFDSLYNLSTEQIMAGARVQFL; encoded by the coding sequence TTGAGCGAGTTAAGCGAAACAGTAGCCAAACTACTGGAAAAAATCCGACAGCAGAAGCCCTTGCTCCACCACATCACCAATTTTGTGGTCATGAATGACACAGCCAATGTTACCTTGGCTTTGGGCGCTCTGCCAGTGATGGCCCATGCCAAGGAGGAAGTAGCCGAGATGGTGGGCATAGCCGGAGCGTTGGTGCTGAATCCCGGCACACTCACGCCTGAGTGGGTGAATTCGATGATAGTGGCTGGAAAGAGGGCCAATGAGATAGGCATCCCGATTATCCTCGACCCAGTAGGGGCCGGGGCCACTAGATTGCGCACCGAGAGCAATTTGCGCCTCTTAAGCGAACTTAGGATCGCCGTCTTGCGCGGCAATCCGGGTGAAGTAGGCACCCTGGCTGGTCTGGGGGGGAAGGTGAAGGGAGTCGAATCAGTCGAAGAGTTAAGGGATCCTCTCCAGGTGGCCTGTGGTTTAGCCAGCAAATTCAAGACCACAGTCGCCATCACCGGCAAGAGGGATATCATCTCCGATGGCAAGCGCGCTATAGCAGTGGACAACGGACACATCATGCTAAAAACCATCACTGGCACTGGGTGCATGGCTACTACGGTCATCGCCGCCTTCGTTGCTGTGGAGAATGACCATCTAATAGCCACCGCCGCAGGTTTGGCCTGCTTCGGCTTGGCCGCTGAACTGGCTGCCGCTGAAGCCAAGGGGCCGGGGAGTTTCAAGACGGCCCTCTTCGATAGCCTATACAACCTATCCACAGAACAAATAATGGCCGGGGCGAGAGTTCAGTTCTTGTGA
- the thiE gene encoding thiamine phosphate synthase — protein MDWSLHVITDRNLARGKSHLQVAQAAIEGGATVIQLRDKEASTRELIEAGLALRKLTLERGVAFIVNDRVDVALAVEADGVHVGQEDMPANLARKLMGSNRIVGVSVSTVEEALQAEADGADYVSASPVFTTPTKPDAPSPTGLEGLRLIAGVVHIPVIAIGGINEENVEEVIKAGADGVAVISAVVAAPDITAAAKALREKIAMARRER, from the coding sequence ATGGATTGGAGTTTGCATGTGATCACCGATCGCAACCTTGCGCGAGGCAAGTCCCACCTGCAGGTAGCTCAAGCAGCCATCGAGGGAGGCGCTACTGTCATCCAACTCCGGGACAAGGAGGCCTCAACGAGAGAACTGATCGAGGCCGGGTTAGCGCTGCGGAAACTCACCCTGGAACGGGGGGTGGCTTTCATCGTCAATGACCGGGTAGATGTAGCGCTGGCCGTGGAGGCGGATGGAGTGCATGTGGGCCAAGAGGATATGCCGGCAAATCTCGCCCGAAAACTGATGGGGTCGAACAGAATCGTGGGCGTTTCGGTTTCTACCGTGGAGGAAGCCCTGCAAGCCGAGGCGGATGGCGCAGACTATGTCTCGGCCTCGCCTGTCTTCACCACCCCCACTAAGCCAGATGCTCCCTCCCCGACTGGGCTGGAAGGACTACGCCTTATCGCCGGTGTTGTCCATATCCCGGTGATAGCCATCGGCGGCATAAATGAGGAGAATGTGGAAGAAGTCATCAAGGCAGGCGCCGATGGCGTGGCGGTGATCTCGGCAGTAGTGGCTGCACCGGATATCACAGCCGCTGCTAAGGCGTTGCGAGAGAAAATAGCAATGGCAAGAAGGGAGCGATAG
- the thiL gene encoding thiamine-phosphate kinase has product MRVSKLGEFGLIARIAKMVGEPGDDVVVGIGDDVAVLRTGGGDKYHLATCDIQVEGIHFIRDKISPYQLGRKAVAINLSDIASMGGVPKQLLVSLVLPEDTSVSYVDAMYEGIKAETDCCGVNIVGGNIARSPSGLIVDIFLLGEVEPEHLLLRSGAKVGDRVLVTGYVGDSAAGLAYLLAPETRCKKARAQRVLEAHLTPTPRLKEGRTIAKSGMATAMIDISDGTLGDLGHICERSGVGARVWVERLPISEVAREIAEAMEKDPLKWALGGGEDYELLFTVPSEKAEKLAALVHEETGTPVSVIGEIVPAKEGIQVVRESGESFSLEHEGWDHFR; this is encoded by the coding sequence ATGCGCGTTTCCAAATTGGGGGAGTTTGGGCTTATCGCCCGCATCGCCAAAATGGTGGGTGAGCCAGGCGACGATGTGGTAGTGGGCATTGGCGATGACGTGGCTGTGCTCCGCACTGGCGGCGGTGACAAATACCACCTGGCTACCTGCGATATCCAGGTGGAAGGGATTCATTTCATTAGGGATAAAATCTCGCCTTACCAACTGGGTAGAAAAGCCGTGGCCATCAATTTGAGTGATATCGCCTCTATGGGCGGCGTGCCCAAGCAACTTTTGGTTTCACTGGTCCTACCAGAGGACACCTCAGTATCATACGTAGACGCTATGTACGAAGGCATAAAAGCAGAAACGGATTGTTGTGGAGTAAACATCGTAGGCGGCAACATAGCCCGTTCACCATCAGGTTTGATTGTGGATATCTTCCTGTTGGGGGAGGTGGAGCCGGAGCATCTTCTATTGCGCTCCGGGGCGAAGGTGGGTGATAGGGTGCTGGTCACCGGTTATGTCGGAGATTCGGCTGCCGGCTTAGCATATCTACTCGCTCCAGAGACGCGCTGTAAGAAGGCTCGCGCTCAGCGGGTCCTAGAGGCCCATCTTACGCCTACCCCGCGTCTCAAAGAGGGGAGGACCATCGCCAAGTCGGGCATGGCCACTGCTATGATAGACATCAGCGACGGTACACTCGGTGACCTCGGACACATCTGCGAGAGAAGCGGGGTTGGAGCAAGGGTCTGGGTCGAGCGCCTTCCCATCTCTGAAGTTGCGCGGGAAATAGCAGAGGCAATGGAGAAAGACCCTCTGAAATGGGCTCTTGGCGGGGGAGAGGACTACGAATTGCTTTTCACCGTGCCATCAGAGAAGGCAGAGAAACTGGCTGCCCTTGTACATGAAGAGACGGGTACGCCAGTTTCAGTGATAGGAGAAATAGTGCCTGCCAAAGAGGGGATACAGGTGGTCCGTGAGAGCGGGGAATCCTTCTCACTGGAACACGAGGGTTGGGATCATTTCCGATAA